The following proteins come from a genomic window of Citrobacter europaeus:
- the ebgA gene encoding beta-galactosidase subunit alpha — protein MNRWENIQLTHENRLAPRAYFFSYDSVAQARSFARETSSLFQLLSGQWNFQFFEHPLQVPEAFTSQFMNDWGSITVPGMWQMEGHGKLQYTDEGFPFPIDVPYVPTNNPTGAYQRIFSLSEGWQGKQTLIKFDGVETYFEVYVNGQYVGFSKGSRLTAEFDISAMVRTGDNLLCVRVMQWADSTYVEDQDMWWSAGIFRDVYLVGKQATHIQDFTVRTEFDDDYRDATLSCDIALENLAATPAIASLEYTLFDAEQVLHSGVINTLKVDKQTQTAFNFKVSAPQQWSAESPYLYHLVMTLKDASGNILEVVPQRVGFRDIKVRDGLFYINNRYVMLHGVNRHDNDHLKGRAVGMDRVEKDLLLMKQHNINSVRTAHYPNDPRFYELCDIYGLFVMAETDVESHGFANIGDISRITDDPLWENVYVERIVRHVHAQKNHPSIVIWSLGNESGYGCNIRAMYHAAKALDDTRLIHYEEDRDAEVVDIISTMYTRVPLMNEFGEYPHPKPRIICEYAHAMGNGPGGLTEYQNVFYQHDCIQGHYVWEWCDHGIQAKDDDGNVWYNYGGDYGDYPNNYNFCLDGLIYSDQTPGPGLQEYKQVIAPVKVRAQDLARGELRVENKLWFTTLDDYTLHIEVRAEGDTLSVQQIKLRDVPPNSDALLQCALPELDAREAFLNVSVTKDSRTLYSEAGHHIATYQFPLKARTAATVPFRLQNSTPLTLEDSRQSFTVRGYNFHLTFSKLTGKPIAWNVNGEELITREPKINFFKPTIDNHKQEFEGLWQPNHLQIMQEHLREFTLEQTDDALLITSQTIIAPPVFDFGMRCTYRWRIAADGQLNVELSGQPYGEYRDIIPCIGFTIGINGDLGQVAYYGRGPGENYADSQQANIIDIWRSSVDEMFENYPFPQNNGNRQDVRWATLTNRHGNGLLVVGQRPVNLSSWRYTPENIFAAQHCNALQRSDDITLNLDHQLLGLGSNSWGSEVLDSWRVWFTSFSYGFTLLPFSGSESGAQTTANRAFGTGFFSTNLHSENTK, from the coding sequence ATGAATCGCTGGGAAAACATTCAGCTCACCCACGAAAATCGACTAGCGCCACGCGCATATTTTTTCTCTTATGACTCCGTTGCGCAGGCTCGCTCGTTTGCCCGCGAAACCAGCAGCCTCTTTCAGCTGTTAAGCGGTCAGTGGAATTTTCAGTTCTTTGAGCATCCGCTACAGGTGCCGGAAGCCTTTACGTCGCAATTTATGAACGACTGGGGCAGCATCACCGTCCCTGGCATGTGGCAGATGGAAGGACACGGTAAGCTGCAGTATACCGACGAAGGTTTTCCTTTCCCGATTGACGTCCCCTACGTTCCGACCAATAACCCCACCGGAGCCTACCAGCGCATTTTCTCCCTCAGCGAAGGCTGGCAGGGCAAACAGACGCTGATAAAGTTTGATGGCGTAGAAACCTACTTCGAAGTTTACGTGAATGGTCAGTACGTTGGCTTCAGCAAAGGCAGCCGCCTGACGGCCGAATTTGATATCAGCGCAATGGTGCGCACCGGTGACAACCTGCTGTGCGTTCGCGTAATGCAATGGGCTGATTCCACCTACGTTGAAGACCAGGACATGTGGTGGTCGGCGGGAATTTTCCGCGACGTCTATCTGGTAGGCAAACAGGCGACCCATATTCAGGATTTTACCGTTCGCACCGAGTTCGATGATGACTATCGCGACGCCACCCTCTCTTGCGACATTGCGCTGGAAAACCTGGCCGCCACGCCGGCGATAGCGTCGCTCGAATACACCTTGTTTGACGCTGAGCAGGTGCTGCATAGCGGCGTGATTAATACCCTGAAGGTGGATAAACAAACGCAGACCGCGTTTAATTTCAAGGTCAGCGCGCCGCAGCAGTGGTCGGCGGAATCGCCGTATCTCTACCATCTGGTGATGACGCTGAAAGATGCCAGCGGCAACATCCTTGAAGTCGTGCCACAGCGCGTCGGATTCCGCGATATTAAAGTTCGCGACGGTCTGTTTTACATCAATAATCGCTACGTGATGCTGCATGGCGTTAACCGCCACGATAACGATCATCTTAAGGGCCGCGCGGTCGGTATGGATCGCGTTGAAAAAGATCTGCTGTTAATGAAGCAGCACAATATCAACTCCGTACGCACCGCCCATTACCCGAACGATCCGCGCTTCTATGAATTGTGCGATATCTACGGTCTGTTCGTGATGGCCGAAACCGACGTTGAATCTCACGGCTTCGCTAATATCGGCGATATCAGCCGGATAACCGACGATCCGCTATGGGAAAATGTCTACGTTGAGCGCATCGTGCGCCACGTCCATGCGCAGAAAAACCACCCGTCGATCGTCATCTGGTCACTCGGCAACGAATCCGGATACGGCTGTAACATCCGCGCCATGTATCACGCTGCAAAAGCGCTGGATGACACGCGTTTGATCCATTACGAAGAAGATCGTGACGCCGAAGTGGTGGATATCATCTCCACCATGTACACCCGCGTGCCGCTGATGAATGAGTTTGGTGAATATCCGCATCCTAAGCCACGCATCATCTGCGAGTATGCGCACGCCATGGGTAACGGTCCCGGCGGGCTAACGGAATATCAGAACGTCTTCTATCAGCATGATTGCATTCAGGGGCACTATGTCTGGGAGTGGTGCGATCACGGGATTCAGGCCAAAGATGACGACGGCAACGTCTGGTACAACTATGGCGGCGACTACGGCGACTATCCGAACAACTACAACTTCTGCCTTGATGGCCTGATTTATTCCGATCAAACCCCAGGACCAGGACTGCAAGAGTACAAGCAGGTAATTGCGCCAGTGAAAGTACGCGCACAGGATCTGGCTCGCGGCGAACTGCGGGTAGAAAACAAACTGTGGTTCACCACGCTTGACGACTACACCTTGCATATTGAGGTTCGCGCCGAAGGAGATACGCTCTCTGTTCAGCAGATAAAACTACGTGACGTTCCTCCCAACAGCGATGCGCTCCTGCAATGCGCACTGCCGGAGCTGGATGCGCGCGAAGCGTTCCTTAACGTCAGCGTGACGAAAGATTCCCGCACGCTATACAGCGAAGCCGGGCATCACATCGCGACGTATCAGTTTCCGCTGAAAGCCAGAACGGCGGCTACTGTACCGTTTAGACTGCAAAACTCCACCCCTCTGACGCTGGAAGACAGCCGCCAGAGCTTCACCGTTCGCGGTTATAACTTCCATCTGACCTTCTCAAAGCTGACCGGTAAGCCGATCGCCTGGAACGTCAATGGCGAAGAGCTGATTACCCGCGAGCCGAAGATTAATTTCTTCAAACCGACCATTGATAACCACAAGCAAGAGTTCGAAGGCCTCTGGCAGCCGAATCATTTACAGATTATGCAGGAGCATCTGCGCGAATTTACCCTTGAGCAAACCGATGATGCGCTGCTGATAACCAGCCAGACCATTATCGCCCCGCCGGTATTCGATTTCGGTATGCGCTGCACCTATCGCTGGCGCATTGCCGCGGACGGTCAGTTGAACGTAGAGCTTTCCGGCCAGCCTTACGGAGAGTACCGGGACATCATTCCGTGCATCGGCTTCACGATAGGCATCAACGGTGATTTGGGCCAGGTGGCATATTACGGACGTGGTCCCGGTGAAAACTATGCCGATAGCCAGCAGGCCAACATCATCGACATCTGGCGCAGCAGCGTGGATGAGATGTTCGAAAATTATCCGTTCCCGCAAAACAACGGCAATCGTCAGGACGTGCGCTGGGCAACGCTAACCAACCGCCACGGCAACGGTCTTCTGGTGGTTGGGCAGCGCCCTGTCAACCTGAGCTCCTGGCGCTATACGCCAGAAAATATCTTCGCCGCACAGCACTGCAACGCGCTACAGCGTAGCGATGACATCACCCTGAATCTGGACCACCAGTTGTTGGGACTAGGTTCCAATTCGTGGGGAAGTGAGGTGCTCGATTCCTGGCGCGTCTGGTTTACATCATTCAGCTACGGCTTCACGTTGTTGCCATTTTCCGGCAGCGAGTCTGGCGCTCAAACCACCGCCAACCGCGCCTTTGGCACCGGATTCTTTTCCACGAATTTGCACAGCGAGAATACAAAATGA
- a CDS encoding beta-galactosidase subunit beta, whose product MRIIDNLEQFQQRYASGRKWQRCVEAIENIDNIQPGVAHSIGDSLSYRVETDSATDALFTGHRRYFEIHYYLQGQQKIEYAAKEDLQVVEYYRDETDREYLKGCGKTVEVHEGQMVICDNHEAYRFICNNAVKKVVLKVTIEDGYFHNK is encoded by the coding sequence ATGAGGATCATCGACAACTTAGAGCAGTTCCAGCAACGCTATGCTTCGGGTCGGAAATGGCAACGCTGCGTCGAGGCTATTGAAAATATTGACAATATTCAGCCAGGCGTCGCCCACTCGATCGGTGATTCCCTGAGCTACCGCGTGGAAACAGACTCCGCGACCGATGCGCTGTTTACCGGCCATCGTCGTTATTTTGAGATCCATTACTACCTGCAAGGACAGCAAAAAATAGAGTATGCCGCCAAAGAGGATCTCCAGGTGGTTGAATACTATCGCGATGAAACCGATCGCGAATATCTGAAAGGTTGTGGAAAAACCGTAGAAGTGCACGAAGGACAAATGGTTATTTGTGACAACCATGAGGCCTATCGTTTTATTTGTAATAACGCAGTGAAAAAAGTCGTACTCAAAGTCACCATCGAAGATGGTTATTTTCATAATAAATAA
- a CDS encoding amino acid permease, translated as MSDTKRNTIGKFGLLSLTFAAVYSFNNVINNNIELGLASAPMFFLATIFYFIPFCLIIAEFVSLNKNSEAGVYAWVKSSLGGRWAFITAYTYWFVNLFFFTSLLPRVIAYASYAFLGYEYILTPFATTVLSMVLFAFSTWVSTNGAKMLGPITSVTSTLMLLLTLSYILLAGTALVGGVQPADPITVDAMIPNFNWAFLGITTWIFMAAGGAESVAVYVNDVKGGSKSFVKVIIIAGIFIGVLYSISSVLINVFVSSKELKFTGGSVQVFHGLAAYFGLPELVVNRFVGLVSFTAMFGSLLMWTATPVKIFFSEIPAGIFGKKTVELNENGVPARAAWIQFLIVIPLMIIPTLGSNTVQDLMNTIINMTAAASMLPPLFIMLAYLNLRAKLDHLPRDFRMGSQKTGIIVVSMLIVLFTIGFIASTFPTGGNIITIIFYNVGGIVIFLGFAWWKYSKYIKGLTKEEKAIEAAPASDIN; from the coding sequence ATGTCTGATACCAAACGCAATACCATCGGCAAGTTCGGCTTACTTTCACTCACTTTTGCCGCGGTTTATAGTTTTAATAACGTAATCAATAATAATATTGAGCTTGGTCTGGCATCCGCACCGATGTTTTTCCTCGCGACGATTTTCTACTTTATTCCATTCTGTTTAATCATCGCCGAATTTGTTTCGCTGAATAAAAACTCCGAAGCCGGTGTCTACGCATGGGTAAAAAGTTCGCTGGGCGGACGTTGGGCATTTATTACCGCCTACACCTACTGGTTCGTTAATCTGTTCTTTTTTACCTCGCTTTTGCCCCGCGTTATCGCCTACGCCTCATATGCTTTTTTAGGCTACGAATACATTCTGACGCCGTTCGCGACTACCGTGTTAAGTATGGTGCTGTTTGCCTTCTCCACCTGGGTTTCGACCAACGGCGCAAAAATGTTAGGACCAATTACCTCAGTCACCTCCACGTTGATGCTGCTGCTGACGCTATCCTATATCTTACTGGCGGGTACTGCGCTGGTTGGCGGCGTACAGCCTGCTGACCCTATCACCGTAGACGCAATGATCCCGAATTTTAACTGGGCCTTCCTGGGTATCACCACCTGGATCTTTATGGCTGCAGGCGGCGCAGAGTCGGTGGCGGTGTACGTCAATGACGTCAAGGGTGGTTCCAAATCATTCGTGAAGGTCATTATCATTGCCGGGATTTTTATCGGCGTGCTCTATTCCATCTCCTCGGTGCTGATCAACGTCTTTGTCAGCAGCAAAGAGCTGAAGTTTACCGGTGGTTCGGTGCAGGTATTCCACGGCCTGGCGGCATATTTCGGCCTGCCGGAACTGGTCGTGAACCGCTTTGTCGGCCTGGTCTCCTTTACCGCGATGTTCGGCTCTCTGCTGATGTGGACCGCCACGCCGGTGAAGATCTTCTTCTCTGAAATTCCGGCGGGTATTTTCGGTAAAAAAACCGTCGAACTGAATGAAAATGGCGTTCCGGCCCGCGCAGCGTGGATCCAGTTCCTGATCGTTATCCCGCTGATGATTATCCCAACCCTCGGCTCCAATACCGTGCAGGATTTAATGAACACCATCATCAACATGACAGCCGCCGCATCGATGCTGCCGCCGCTGTTTATTATGCTGGCTTACCTGAATCTGCGCGCAAAACTGGATCACTTACCGCGTGACTTCCGTATGGGTTCACAAAAAACCGGCATTATTGTGGTCTCGATGCTGATTGTTCTTTTCACCATCGGATTTATCGCCTCTACCTTCCCGACCGGCGGTAACATCATAACCATTATTTTCTATAACGTTGGTGGCATTGTTATTTTCCTCGGCTTCGCCTGGTGGAAATACAGTAAATACATCAAAGGGCTGACCAAAGAAGAAAAAGCTATTGAGGCGGCCCCTGCTTCAGATATCAATTAA